A genomic segment from Kallotenue papyrolyticum encodes:
- a CDS encoding DUF1360 domain-containing protein, whose protein sequence is MTNQRNSFSARLAQLRAAYGRPDAPLGAYATLIGAFHALLAAFLLALRWRRRPLPERVSADDLLLVGIATFKLSRLIARDIVTSVLRAPFTRFHEPAGNGEFNEQPRGRGLRRALGELLTCPFCLGQWVAAALLYGLVLAPRFTRLICSLFTALAIADVAQLGYAALQRRSQGSD, encoded by the coding sequence ATGACCAACCAGCGCAACTCCTTTTCCGCGCGGCTGGCGCAGCTCCGCGCTGCCTATGGCCGTCCCGACGCGCCGCTGGGCGCGTATGCCACGCTGATCGGTGCATTCCATGCGCTGCTGGCCGCTTTTCTGCTGGCACTGCGCTGGCGCCGCCGACCGCTGCCGGAGCGTGTCAGTGCCGACGATCTGCTGCTGGTCGGCATCGCCACCTTCAAGCTCAGCCGGCTGATCGCCCGCGACATCGTCACCAGCGTACTGCGCGCGCCCTTTACGCGCTTTCACGAGCCCGCCGGCAACGGCGAGTTCAACGAGCAGCCGCGCGGTCGTGGGCTGCGCCGGGCGCTGGGCGAGCTGCTGACCTGTCCCTTCTGCCTGGGACAGTGGGTCGCCGCCGCGCTGCTGTACGGGCTGGTCCTTGCGCCGCGCTTCACGCGCCTGATCTGCAGCCTGTTCACGGCGCTGGCCATCGCCGACGTGGCGCAGCTCGGCTATGCCGCGCTGCAACGCCGCAGCCAGGGCAGCGATTAA
- a CDS encoding ester cyclase, translated as MEQHKAVVRRIIEELWSQGDLALLDTLVAEELVNHPTLVGLPPGRAGFRQLITLMRTAFPDLRLSIDRLLAEDDRVVARVIAEGTHAGAVGGVPPSGHAARWSAIHIYRLEDGQVVERWGEAHLVDLLQQLGQLPPLGTDGAEPEQRTGA; from the coding sequence ATGGAGCAGCACAAAGCGGTTGTGCGCCGCATCATCGAGGAGCTCTGGAGCCAGGGCGACCTGGCGCTGCTCGACACACTGGTCGCCGAGGAGCTGGTCAATCATCCGACGCTGGTGGGCCTGCCACCCGGTCGCGCCGGCTTCCGGCAACTCATCACGCTGATGCGGACCGCCTTTCCGGATCTGCGGCTGAGCATTGATCGGTTACTGGCCGAAGACGATCGGGTCGTGGCGCGCGTGATCGCTGAGGGCACGCATGCCGGTGCCGTCGGCGGGGTTCCGCCCAGCGGGCACGCGGCGCGCTGGAGCGCGATCCACATCTATCGGTTGGAGGATGGGCAGGTGGTGGAGCGCTGGGGCGAAGCTCATCTGGTCGATCTGCTGCAACAACTTGGCCAACTGCCACCCCTGGGCACCGACGGAGCGGAGCCAGAGCAGCGTACGGGCGCGTAG
- a CDS encoding HAD-IIB family hydrolase encodes MRYVALASDYDGTLALDGQVDEPTIFALQRLRASGRRLILVSGRELEDLLRVFPQITLCDLAVLENGALLYHPASRKAQPLGPPPPAAFIAALQARGVTPLSVGRVIVATWHPNETVVLEVIRELGLELQVIFNKGAVMVLPPGINKASGLVAALRELSISPHNVVAVGDAENDHALLQLCECAVAVANALPSVKTAVDWVTQGDHGAGVRELIDRLIATDLRDLEPRLTRHHILLGEREDGTPVQLPPYGVNVLLAGPSGSGKSTVATGILERLIAQGYQICGIDPEGDYEHFAGAIVLGDRHRAPSVEEVLEVLARPDQNVVVNLLGLPLEDRPAYFNALLARLMELRTHTGRPHWIVADETHHLLPPNWAPATGMLPQDLQGLLMITVHPNQIAPAVLTTVDLVLAIGADPGATLQQFGATVGQPLPPFADHAGNALDAIAWWQRREPPFRLRVAPPAAERQRHRRKYAEGELGPDKSFYFRGPEDRLNLRAQNLQLFMQLAEGVDDATWQYHLRRGDYARWFRESIGDAELAAVAERVAAQAELPTEESRAAIRRAIEERYTRPA; translated from the coding sequence ATGCGTTACGTCGCTCTCGCCAGTGATTACGATGGCACCCTGGCGCTGGACGGACAGGTGGACGAGCCGACGATCTTCGCGCTCCAACGGCTGCGCGCGTCGGGCCGCCGCCTGATCCTGGTCAGTGGCCGCGAGCTGGAGGATCTGTTGCGCGTCTTTCCGCAGATCACCCTCTGCGATCTGGCCGTGCTCGAAAACGGCGCGCTGCTCTATCATCCCGCCAGCCGCAAAGCGCAACCGCTGGGGCCGCCACCGCCCGCGGCGTTTATCGCGGCGCTGCAGGCGCGCGGCGTCACGCCGCTCTCGGTTGGCCGCGTCATCGTCGCCACGTGGCATCCCAACGAGACCGTCGTGCTGGAGGTGATCCGCGAGCTGGGACTAGAACTACAGGTGATCTTCAACAAGGGCGCGGTCATGGTGCTACCGCCGGGCATCAACAAAGCTTCCGGCCTGGTCGCCGCCCTGCGCGAGCTGAGCATCTCGCCGCACAACGTCGTCGCCGTTGGCGATGCCGAGAACGATCATGCGTTGCTGCAGCTGTGCGAGTGCGCCGTGGCCGTCGCGAACGCGCTGCCCAGCGTCAAGACCGCTGTCGATTGGGTCACACAGGGCGATCATGGCGCCGGCGTGCGCGAGCTGATCGATCGTCTCATCGCCACCGATCTGCGTGATCTGGAGCCGCGGCTGACACGGCATCACATCCTGCTCGGCGAACGCGAGGACGGCACGCCGGTGCAGCTGCCGCCCTATGGCGTCAACGTGCTGCTGGCCGGCCCGTCCGGTAGCGGCAAATCAACGGTCGCCACCGGCATCCTGGAGCGGCTGATCGCACAGGGCTACCAGATCTGCGGCATCGATCCCGAGGGCGACTATGAACACTTCGCGGGCGCGATCGTGCTGGGCGATCGCCACCGCGCGCCGAGCGTGGAGGAGGTGCTGGAAGTACTGGCACGCCCCGACCAGAATGTGGTGGTCAACCTGCTTGGCCTGCCGCTGGAAGATCGTCCCGCGTACTTCAACGCGCTGCTAGCGCGGCTGATGGAGCTGCGCACGCACACGGGCCGGCCACACTGGATCGTCGCCGACGAAACGCATCATCTCCTGCCGCCGAACTGGGCGCCAGCGACAGGCATGCTGCCTCAGGATCTGCAGGGCCTGCTGATGATCACCGTACATCCCAACCAGATCGCGCCGGCGGTGCTGACTACCGTTGATCTGGTGCTGGCCATCGGCGCCGATCCGGGTGCCACCCTGCAGCAGTTCGGCGCGACGGTGGGCCAGCCGCTGCCGCCCTTCGCGGATCATGCCGGCAACGCGTTGGATGCCATCGCCTGGTGGCAGCGGCGCGAACCACCCTTTCGCCTGCGGGTCGCACCACCGGCGGCCGAGCGTCAGCGCCATCGGCGCAAATACGCCGAAGGCGAGCTCGGCCCGGACAAGAGCTTCTACTTCCGCGGACCGGAGGACCGCCTCAACCTGCGCGCGCAGAATCTCCAACTGTTCATGCAGCTCGCCGAAGGCGTGGACGACGCCACCTGGCAGTACCACCTACGGCGCGGCGATTACGCGCGCTGGTTTCGCGAGTCGATCGGCGATGCCGAGCTAGCCGCCGTGGCCGAGCGCGTCGCAGCCCAGGCCGAGCTACCAACAGAGGAGAGTCGCGCCGCGATCCGGCGCGCCATCGAAGAGCGCTATACCCGACCGGCCTGA
- the ychF gene encoding redox-regulated ATPase YchF → MKIGIIGLPNSGKTTVFNALTGGNAETAAYSSGQLEPNIATVKVPDERLTVLAQMYHPKKVTPADVQYIDVGGLSGERKGGGLPPALLNYISQVDALLHVVRAFEDASVPHPEGTVDPRRDIETVDLELMFSDMAIIERRLQRLEPEIKKMAGKEREQRQLERDALARLQAGLEQNIPIRDQELSDEEAKLLRGYQFLSAKPVLVVINIGEEQLGQDIAATIAYPHHKAAVTQLAGKVEAEIAQLDAEDAQLFLADLKIDKPARDRVIAESYRLLGLISFLTAGPDEVRAWPIRRNTTAVEAAGEIHSDIQRGFIRAEVVAFDDLVAAGSMAEARKRGLVRMEGKTYIVQDGDICNFLFNV, encoded by the coding sequence ATGAAAATCGGCATCATCGGCCTGCCCAACAGCGGCAAAACCACCGTTTTCAACGCGCTGACGGGCGGCAACGCTGAAACGGCGGCCTACTCTTCGGGGCAGCTCGAGCCCAACATCGCCACGGTCAAAGTGCCGGACGAACGGCTCACGGTGCTGGCGCAGATGTACCATCCCAAGAAGGTCACGCCCGCCGACGTGCAGTACATCGACGTGGGCGGCCTCAGCGGCGAGCGCAAGGGTGGCGGCCTGCCGCCGGCGCTGCTCAACTACATCTCGCAGGTGGATGCCCTGCTGCATGTGGTGCGCGCCTTCGAGGATGCGAGCGTGCCGCATCCCGAAGGCACGGTCGATCCGCGCCGCGACATCGAAACCGTCGATTTGGAGCTGATGTTCTCGGACATGGCGATCATCGAGCGCCGGTTGCAGCGCCTGGAGCCGGAGATCAAAAAGATGGCCGGCAAGGAGCGCGAGCAGCGGCAGCTCGAGCGCGATGCGCTGGCGCGCTTGCAGGCCGGCCTGGAGCAGAACATCCCGATCCGCGACCAGGAGCTGAGCGACGAGGAAGCCAAACTGCTGCGCGGCTACCAATTCCTCTCGGCCAAGCCGGTGCTGGTGGTGATCAACATCGGCGAAGAGCAGTTGGGCCAGGACATCGCCGCCACGATCGCCTACCCGCACCACAAGGCCGCGGTAACGCAGCTCGCGGGCAAGGTCGAAGCTGAGATCGCCCAGCTCGACGCGGAGGATGCCCAGCTCTTTCTGGCCGATCTCAAGATCGACAAACCGGCGCGCGACCGCGTGATCGCCGAGTCGTACCGGCTGCTGGGGCTGATCTCGTTCCTGACCGCCGGTCCCGACGAGGTGCGCGCCTGGCCGATCCGTCGCAACACCACCGCGGTGGAGGCCGCCGGCGAGATCCACTCCGATATCCAGCGCGGCTTCATTCGCGCCGAAGTGGTGGCCTTCGACGACCTAGTCGCCGCCGGCTCGATGGCCGAGGCACGCAAGCGCGGCCTGGTGCGCATGGAGGGCAAGACCTACATCGTGCAGGACGGCGATATCTGCAACTTCCTGTTCAACGTCTAG
- a CDS encoding ester cyclase has translation MAPERSKALVRQLFDRFWNHGDLAAAERLLAPTFIDHTPLLGIHPAATPVDRAAFLAGRARLRTAFPDLACTLEDVIAEDDLVAVRWHMHGSHQGRYLGQPPSGKQFTITGISIYQVAQEQISAVWSEHNLLGLLQQLEIVPPPSQTDRERFYVWRALR, from the coding sequence ATGGCTCCCGAACGTTCCAAGGCTTTGGTGCGCCAACTCTTCGATCGCTTCTGGAACCATGGCGATCTCGCCGCTGCCGAGCGGCTGCTGGCGCCTACCTTCATTGATCACACGCCCCTGCTGGGCATCCACCCGGCAGCAACACCCGTTGATCGGGCGGCTTTTCTCGCCGGTCGTGCCAGATTGCGGACCGCCTTTCCCGATCTTGCCTGTACGCTTGAAGATGTGATCGCCGAAGACGATCTGGTTGCGGTGCGCTGGCACATGCACGGCAGCCACCAGGGTCGCTACCTCGGCCAGCCGCCCAGCGGCAAGCAGTTCACGATCACCGGCATTTCGATCTACCAGGTAGCGCAGGAGCAGATCAGCGCGGTCTGGAGTGAGCACAATCTGCTCGGCCTACTCCAGCAGCTCGAGATCGTGCCGCCGCCGAGCCAGACCGATCGCGAGCGTTTTTATGTCTGGCGCGCCTTGCGCTGA
- a CDS encoding glycosyltransferase family 4 protein, with protein MQRHGFLVEALSSPGPLLERFGAREGVRVHAVEMARRITPLQDLVAIARLWRRLRAIRPHIVHAHTPKAGLLGMIAAWLARVPVRIYHIHGLPLMTASGHKRWLLRWSEKISCWLAQQVLCVSHSIRDVAIAETLCPAAKIKVLLGGSINGVDAQGRFSPASMDAPARRAARESLGIPHDALVIGFIGRVVRDKGVEELVAAWRLIRDQFPTLHLIVAGPFEPYDPVSPEAEATLRRDPRIHLTGWVDDTLSIHASIDILALPTYREGFPVVPLEAAAMAVPVVATRIPGCIDAVQDGVTGTLVPVGDVAALAEAIRSYILDPDLRRQHGRAGRERVLREFQQEAIWEATLQEYLRLLRRRGLPLPEPVAGTSSARSRVETTYESLETLD; from the coding sequence ATGCAGCGGCACGGGTTTCTGGTTGAGGCCCTGTCGTCACCTGGGCCGTTGCTTGAACGCTTCGGGGCGCGTGAGGGCGTTCGAGTTCATGCGGTCGAGATGGCACGGCGCATTACACCGCTGCAGGACCTGGTGGCTATTGCCAGACTGTGGCGGCGGCTGCGCGCAATTCGGCCACATATTGTGCATGCTCATACCCCCAAGGCGGGATTGCTGGGCATGATCGCGGCCTGGCTGGCGCGTGTGCCTGTGCGCATCTACCATATCCATGGTCTGCCGCTCATGACCGCCTCCGGGCACAAACGATGGCTCTTGCGCTGGAGTGAAAAGATATCCTGTTGGCTGGCGCAGCAGGTATTGTGCGTGAGTCATTCGATTCGCGATGTGGCGATCGCCGAAACGTTATGTCCTGCCGCCAAGATCAAGGTGCTGCTTGGCGGCAGCATCAATGGAGTTGACGCGCAGGGACGATTTTCCCCTGCCTCGATGGATGCCCCAGCGCGGCGCGCGGCGCGCGAGTCGCTTGGAATTCCTCATGATGCGCTGGTGATAGGCTTCATCGGGCGCGTCGTGCGCGACAAAGGCGTTGAGGAGCTAGTGGCTGCCTGGCGCTTGATCCGCGACCAGTTTCCGACCCTGCACCTGATCGTCGCTGGCCCATTTGAGCCATATGACCCTGTATCACCTGAAGCGGAGGCGACCTTGCGCCGTGATCCGCGCATTCATCTGACCGGCTGGGTTGACGACACGCTCTCAATTCACGCTAGTATCGATATTCTGGCGCTGCCAACCTATCGCGAGGGATTTCCGGTCGTGCCGCTGGAAGCTGCCGCGATGGCGGTGCCCGTGGTCGCGACGCGCATCCCGGGCTGCATTGATGCGGTCCAGGATGGCGTTACCGGTACGCTGGTGCCGGTGGGGGATGTCGCCGCGCTGGCAGAAGCAATCCGGAGCTACATCCTCGATCCTGACCTACGGCGCCAGCATGGCCGCGCCGGTCGCGAGCGTGTGCTGCGTGAATTTCAGCAGGAGGCCATCTGGGAGGCAACCCTCCAGGAGTACCTTAGGCTGTTGCGCCGACGCGGGTTGCCGCTGCCTGAACCGGTAGCCGGCACGTCCTCGGCCCGATCGCGGGTTGAAACAACGTATGAGTCGCTCGAAACGCTTGATTGA
- a CDS encoding acetyltransferase, which yields MERVIIIGAGGHGQVVADILLRQQEAGAPLQPVGYLDDAATRHGQHLLGLPVLGSVADLPMIDHEAVIIAIGDNATRRTLFEVLRQRGERFAIARHPSAVLAPDVRVGPGTVICAGAIVNPGSSIGANVIINTGCTVDHHNQIGDHAHLAPGVHLGGDVQIGAGTLVGIGSTIMPQRRIGAWSVVGAGTLVHRDVPDRVVLAGVPGRIIKQLE from the coding sequence ATGGAACGCGTCATCATCATTGGAGCGGGTGGTCACGGGCAGGTGGTGGCCGATATTCTGCTGCGGCAACAGGAGGCCGGGGCCCCGCTTCAGCCGGTAGGCTATCTCGATGATGCCGCCACACGGCATGGGCAGCATCTGCTGGGGCTGCCGGTGCTGGGCAGCGTGGCCGATCTGCCGATGATTGACCATGAAGCGGTGATCATCGCTATCGGTGACAATGCGACGCGTCGAACGCTCTTCGAAGTGCTTCGGCAACGCGGTGAGCGCTTCGCGATCGCGCGCCATCCCAGCGCGGTGCTAGCGCCGGATGTTCGGGTTGGACCGGGAACTGTGATCTGCGCCGGCGCCATCGTCAATCCTGGCAGCAGCATTGGCGCGAATGTGATCATCAATACCGGCTGCACGGTCGATCACCACAACCAGATCGGCGATCATGCCCATCTTGCGCCTGGTGTCCACCTTGGCGGTGATGTTCAGATTGGCGCGGGCACGCTGGTCGGCATTGGCAGCACCATCATGCCGCAGCGCCGTATTGGCGCATGGAGCGTGGTGGGCGCAGGCACACTGGTCCATCGCGATGTTCCTGATCGTGTGGTTCTGGCAGGTGTTCCGGGGAGGATCATCAAACAGTTGGAGTAA
- a CDS encoding DegT/DnrJ/EryC1/StrS family aminotransferase has protein sequence MHIPMSAPDITDAEREAVLQVLQTPVLSIGPQIVAFEQALASYVGARHAVGVNSGTSGLHLCMIATGACDGDLVLTTPFSFIASANSILYERAVPLFVDVDPVTGNLDAALVAQALEDLRRGGAAADRWLPPALRNDARRHQRRVRAVLPVHAFGQPADMDPLLAAARAQELAVVEDACEAIGARYKERMAGTLGDAAVFAFYPNKQMTTGEGGMIVTDNDAWADLFRSLRNQGRDVFDAWLNHTRLGYNYRLDELSAALGLVQMRRIEELLAKRERVAQWYNQRLAEVELVERPTIAPTTTRMSWFVYVVRIQPPAQRDEVMRRLAEAGIPSRPYFTPIHLQPFYRAQFGYRRGDFPVTERLGDVSLALPFSSVMSEAQVDYVCEHLARVVAAVAVRS, from the coding sequence ATGCACATTCCCATGTCTGCTCCCGATATTACCGACGCCGAGCGCGAGGCGGTGCTACAGGTACTGCAGACGCCGGTGCTGAGCATCGGCCCGCAGATCGTCGCCTTTGAACAGGCGCTGGCGAGCTATGTCGGTGCGCGGCACGCCGTCGGCGTCAACTCCGGCACCAGCGGCCTGCATCTGTGCATGATCGCGACGGGCGCGTGCGATGGCGATCTGGTACTGACGACGCCCTTCTCGTTCATCGCCTCGGCCAACAGCATCCTCTACGAGCGCGCCGTGCCGCTGTTTGTCGATGTTGATCCCGTGACCGGCAACCTCGATGCGGCGCTGGTGGCCCAGGCGCTGGAGGATCTGCGGCGTGGGGGCGCCGCCGCCGACCGCTGGCTGCCGCCCGCGCTGCGCAACGATGCGCGCCGCCACCAGCGGCGCGTGCGAGCTGTGCTGCCGGTGCACGCCTTTGGCCAGCCCGCCGATATGGATCCTCTGCTGGCCGCGGCGCGCGCGCAGGAGCTGGCGGTAGTGGAGGATGCCTGCGAGGCGATCGGCGCGCGCTATAAGGAGCGCATGGCCGGCACGCTGGGCGATGCCGCGGTCTTCGCCTTCTATCCCAACAAGCAGATGACTACCGGCGAGGGCGGCATGATCGTCACCGACAACGATGCCTGGGCCGATCTCTTTCGCTCGCTGCGCAATCAGGGCCGCGACGTCTTCGATGCCTGGCTCAACCATACGCGCCTGGGCTACAACTACCGGCTGGATGAACTCAGCGCGGCGCTGGGGCTGGTCCAGATGCGGCGCATCGAGGAACTGCTGGCCAAACGCGAGCGCGTCGCGCAGTGGTACAACCAGCGCCTGGCGGAGGTCGAGCTGGTCGAGCGGCCGACGATCGCGCCGACAACCACGCGCATGAGCTGGTTCGTGTACGTGGTGCGCATTCAGCCGCCGGCGCAGCGCGACGAGGTGATGCGCCGGCTGGCCGAGGCAGGCATTCCGAGTCGGCCCTACTTCACGCCGATCCATCTGCAGCCCTTCTATCGCGCCCAGTTCGGCTACCGGCGCGGCGACTTTCCGGTGACCGAGCGGCTGGGCGATGTGTCGCTGGCGCTGCCCTTCTCGAGCGTGATGAGCGAAGCGCAGGTGGACTACGTCTGCGAACATCTGGCGCGCGTGGTGGCGGCGGTTGCTGTGCGAAGCTAG
- a CDS encoding phage holin family protein, whose translation MDGLLLRLLINAAALLAAVWLVPGIEFAGIFDGSPFAPRVALNLLLTALIFGLVNATIRPILKGLTCALTVLTLGLFVFVINALMLLLTAWIAGQFELGLQVNGFGPALLGAIVTTIVSLVLNVVISD comes from the coding sequence ATGGACGGACTGCTGCTGCGTCTGTTGATCAACGCCGCGGCGCTGCTGGCCGCGGTCTGGCTGGTGCCGGGCATCGAGTTCGCCGGCATCTTCGACGGCTCACCCTTTGCGCCACGCGTCGCACTCAACCTGCTGCTCACCGCGCTGATCTTTGGCCTGGTCAACGCCACCATCCGGCCGATCCTCAAAGGGCTGACCTGCGCGCTGACGGTGCTGACGCTGGGCCTGTTCGTCTTTGTGATCAACGCGCTGATGCTGCTGCTGACGGCCTGGATCGCCGGCCAGTTCGAGCTGGGCCTGCAGGTCAACGGCTTCGGGCCGGCGCTGCTGGGCGCGATCGTCACCACCATCGTCAGCCTGGTGCTGAACGTGGTGATCAGCGATTGA
- a CDS encoding HAD family hydrolase → MSLRGAIFDVDGVLVDSPHERAWRDTLQHLMEGEWRDLLLQTGYRPERFTTAVYQEYVAGKPRLSGAQAALEYFGIPDAAERARRYAELKQQEVVRLIEQGQFTAFDDALRFLLALKAAGFKVAAASSSKNAPLFLTQIDLYRFMQEQGLDYDFIRPGTTLLTIFDANVTGRDFAQGKPHPEIFLTAARELELPPEACVVIEDASSGVQAAKAGGMLAIGVARLNDAALLEAAGADLVVTSLDEVDVAALTEGRLQRRTVRL, encoded by the coding sequence ATGAGCCTACGTGGCGCGATCTTCGACGTGGACGGCGTGCTGGTCGACTCGCCGCACGAGCGCGCGTGGCGCGATACGCTGCAGCATTTGATGGAAGGCGAGTGGCGCGATCTGCTGCTGCAGACCGGCTACCGGCCGGAGCGCTTCACCACGGCGGTGTACCAGGAGTATGTCGCGGGCAAGCCGCGCCTGAGCGGCGCCCAGGCGGCGCTGGAGTACTTCGGCATTCCCGACGCGGCCGAGCGCGCCCGGCGCTACGCCGAGCTCAAACAGCAGGAGGTGGTGCGCCTGATCGAGCAGGGGCAGTTTACCGCCTTCGACGATGCGCTGCGCTTTCTGCTGGCGCTCAAAGCCGCCGGCTTCAAAGTGGCTGCGGCGTCGTCGTCCAAAAACGCACCGCTGTTTCTGACGCAGATCGATCTGTATCGCTTCATGCAGGAGCAGGGGCTGGACTACGACTTCATCCGGCCGGGCACGACCTTGCTCACGATCTTTGATGCCAATGTCACCGGTCGCGACTTCGCCCAGGGCAAGCCTCACCCCGAGATCTTCCTGACGGCCGCGCGCGAGCTGGAGCTGCCGCCGGAAGCCTGCGTGGTGATCGAGGACGCCAGCTCGGGCGTGCAGGCGGCCAAGGCCGGCGGCATGCTGGCCATCGGCGTGGCGCGCCTGAACGATGCCGCGCTGCTGGAGGCCGCCGGCGCCGATCTGGTGGTCACCTCGCTGGATGAGGTGGATGTCGCCGCCCTGACCGAGGGTCGTTTGCAACGGAGGACGGTGCGCCTATGA
- a CDS encoding sugar transferase: protein MSRSKRLIDLAVSATALIVLAPVLALLAVLVRVRLGAPVLFRQQRPGLHGQPFTLYKFRTMTDARDAQGRLLPDAQRLTRFGRFLRSTSLDELPELFNVLKGEMSLVGPRPLLMEYLERYTPEQMRRHAVRPGITGWAQINGRNALSWEQKFALDVWYVDHQSLWLDLKILALTLWKIIKREGISQPGQATMEEFRGSAG from the coding sequence ATGAGTCGCTCGAAACGCTTGATTGATCTGGCCGTCTCAGCGACGGCACTCATTGTTCTCGCGCCCGTGCTGGCGCTGCTTGCCGTGCTCGTGCGCGTCAGGCTCGGCGCGCCGGTGCTCTTCCGGCAGCAGCGGCCCGGCCTGCACGGCCAGCCGTTCACGCTGTACAAGTTCCGCACCATGACCGACGCGCGCGACGCGCAGGGCCGCTTGTTGCCCGACGCGCAGCGCCTGACGCGCTTCGGCCGGTTTTTGCGCAGCACCAGCCTGGATGAGTTGCCGGAGTTGTTCAACGTGCTGAAGGGCGAGATGAGCCTGGTCGGGCCGCGACCATTGCTGATGGAGTACCTGGAGCGCTACACGCCGGAGCAGATGCGCCGGCACGCGGTCAGACCGGGCATCACCGGCTGGGCGCAGATCAACGGGCGCAACGCACTCTCCTGGGAGCAGAAGTTCGCGCTGGATGTGTGGTACGTCGATCACCAGTCGCTGTGGCTCGATCTGAAGATCCTGGCGCTGACCCTCTGGAAGATCATCAAACGCGAGGGGATCAGCCAGCCGGGGCAGGCGACGATGGAAGAGTTTCGAGGATCGGCGGGCTAA
- a CDS encoding HDIG domain-containing metalloprotein — MPFNPATIAQDARTILYDWVQSDSLRKHCEAVAASMRHFARKYGEDEALWQAIGLLHDMDYERYPNLEHSPSEGHPFVAVAWLREQGWPEVVTRAILSHADYSGVPRQSRLERTLYAVDELSGFVTAVALVRPSKSIHDVDVRAVRKKMKDKAFAAKVNRDDIIRGAEELGLPLDELIGEVIAALQAHAAALGLEGQRASGDAPQR; from the coding sequence ATGCCGTTCAATCCGGCCACCATCGCGCAGGACGCCCGAACAATCCTGTATGACTGGGTTCAGTCCGACAGCCTGCGCAAGCACTGTGAGGCCGTGGCGGCGAGCATGCGCCACTTCGCGCGCAAATACGGCGAGGACGAGGCGCTGTGGCAGGCGATCGGCCTGCTGCACGACATGGACTACGAGCGCTATCCCAACCTGGAGCACAGCCCCAGCGAGGGCCATCCCTTTGTCGCCGTCGCCTGGCTGCGCGAGCAGGGCTGGCCCGAGGTCGTCACCCGCGCGATCCTGTCGCACGCCGACTATAGCGGCGTGCCCCGCCAGTCGCGGCTGGAGCGGACGCTCTACGCCGTGGATGAGCTGAGCGGCTTTGTCACCGCCGTGGCGCTGGTGCGGCCCAGCAAGAGCATCCACGATGTGGATGTGCGCGCGGTGCGCAAGAAAATGAAGGACAAGGCCTTCGCCGCCAAGGTCAATCGCGACGATATCATCCGTGGCGCCGAGGAGCTGGGCCTGCCCCTGGACGAGCTGATCGGCGAGGTAATCGCTGCGCTGCAGGCCCACGCCGCCGCACTGGGCCTCGAAGGCCAGCGCGCGTCCGGCGACGCGCCACAGCGCTAG